The following are from one region of the Ignavibacteriota bacterium genome:
- a CDS encoding DNA polymerase III subunit alpha: MIPLHVHSNNTFLQGTVPINKLVDKAIEFRLNSLAITDTNSMHGIVQFTKLAKEKGLKPIIGSTIDQPENPNEYIILLAKNNKGYSDLCKIITSRKLNEDFSLTHLLNDNLDNFFIITSSIEIIKNIKARENVFIELIASKKEKANNRKRYQFAKENYCEVVVTNPIYFLNKQDYLLHKTVTAIRLKTNIDNLTNEEIVDQEYYFKDPRQIEDEWKNLPEALVNSNRIANECNVDLKLNEYKFPVYSTPENISAETMLWNESFKGLEKRFNPITNKAKDRLEMELSVISEMGFSNYFLIVWDIINEAKRRGMMTIGRGSAANSLVAYCLQITQIDPLEQNLYFERFLNKARSSPPDFDIDFSWKERDEIIKYIFEKYGYERVAMISTTVTFRARSAFREVAKAFGFTNEEISKFSRKIPWTDAVNLPHLAELFPESKGLNFKMEPWKTIVSIASQIARFPRHISIHPGGIVITPTKITDYVALEYAKNKGLGLIVTQPDMYSIEDLGLIKIDILSQRSLGVLRDTMESIRNKD; this comes from the coding sequence ATGATCCCGCTTCACGTACATTCAAACAATACTTTTCTACAAGGAACTGTTCCGATTAACAAATTGGTTGACAAAGCCATTGAGTTTAGATTAAATTCGCTTGCGATTACTGATACCAATTCAATGCATGGTATTGTTCAATTTACAAAACTCGCAAAAGAAAAAGGGCTAAAACCTATAATTGGCAGTACAATTGACCAGCCAGAAAATCCGAATGAATATATTATTCTTCTTGCAAAGAATAATAAAGGCTATTCTGATTTATGTAAAATTATAACTTCACGAAAACTGAATGAAGATTTTTCTCTTACTCACTTATTGAACGATAACCTTGACAACTTTTTCATTATAACTTCCTCTATTGAGATTATTAAAAATATCAAAGCAAGAGAAAATGTGTTTATCGAACTTATCGCTTCGAAAAAAGAAAAAGCGAATAACAGGAAAAGATATCAATTTGCGAAAGAAAATTATTGCGAAGTAGTAGTAACAAATCCGATATATTTTTTGAATAAGCAGGATTATCTCCTGCACAAAACAGTAACTGCCATCAGGTTGAAAACAAACATTGATAATCTGACAAATGAAGAGATTGTAGATCAGGAATACTACTTTAAAGATCCCCGACAAATTGAGGATGAATGGAAAAATCTTCCTGAAGCATTAGTTAATTCAAACCGCATCGCAAATGAATGTAACGTCGATTTAAAATTGAATGAATATAAATTTCCGGTTTATTCAACTCCTGAAAACATATCTGCTGAAACAATGCTCTGGAATGAATCTTTTAAAGGTCTTGAGAAACGATTCAATCCTATAACAAACAAAGCTAAAGATAGACTTGAGATGGAGCTTTCTGTGATAAGTGAAATGGGTTTCTCAAATTATTTTTTAATAGTTTGGGATATAATAAATGAAGCAAAGAGGAGAGGAATGATGACAATCGGCAGGGGATCCGCAGCGAACAGTCTTGTTGCATATTGTCTTCAAATAACTCAGATTGATCCACTTGAACAAAATCTCTACTTTGAAAGATTTTTAAACAAAGCAAGAAGTTCTCCGCCCGATTTTGATATTGATTTTTCCTGGAAAGAACGTGATGAAATAATAAAATATATTTTTGAAAAATATGGTTATGAGAGAGTTGCTATGATTTCAACAACTGTGACTTTCAGAGCGCGATCAGCTTTCAGAGAAGTTGCGAAGGCTTTTGGATTCACAAATGAAGAAATTTCAAAATTCAGCCGAAAAATTCCGTGGACAGATGCTGTAAACCTTCCTCATCTGGCTGAACTTTTTCCTGAATCAAAAGGACTTAATTTTAAAATGGAACCCTGGAAAACTATAGTTTCAATTGCATCTCAAATAGCAAGATTTCCAAGACACATTTCAATTCATCCGGGTGGAATAGTAATTACACCAACAAAAATTACTGATTATGTTGCGCTCGAGTATGCTAAGAATAAAGGACTTGGTTTAATTGTAACTCAGCCTGATATGTATTCAATTGAAGATTTAGGGTTGATTAAAATTGATATTTTAAGTCAGAGATCACTCGGAGTTCTCAGAGATACAATGGAGAGTATAAGGAATAAAGATTAA
- the purD gene encoding phosphoribosylamine--glycine ligase → MNIAIIGSGGREHALAHKIKQSPSLTKLYLIPGNPGTKFLGENVSIASSEQQKILQFCKEKNIDLVIVGPEQPLVEGLANILRDNQINVFGPNKEAAQIESSKYFAKKVMKEAGVPTANYIPFNSNMFGAAREFIKQKKYPCVIKADGIAAGKGVFVCNNSDEAEQALNLIFNDKIFGASGDRVLVEEFLAGEEISVFAICDGNEFVCLPASQDHKRIGDNDTGKNTGGMGAFAPAPIVTPKMFEEIKNRIFFPVVQTLKKRNAPFIGCLYAGLIITAEGPKVIEFNCRFGDPETQVVLPIVKGDFLHLLFTAACGQVDKASIDYNGGSSVCVVAASKGYPDSFQKGFEIKGLDELPADIVVFHSGTKEDNGKILTNGGRVLGVTSVLPDFNLSLAKDRAYKALAKIHFENIYYRKDISDKALK, encoded by the coding sequence ATGAACATTGCAATAATCGGTTCTGGTGGGAGAGAACATGCGCTTGCCCACAAAATAAAACAAAGCCCATCTCTCACGAAGTTGTATTTAATTCCAGGTAATCCGGGTACAAAATTCCTCGGTGAAAATGTAAGCATTGCATCATCTGAACAACAAAAAATTCTTCAGTTTTGCAAGGAAAAGAATATTGATTTGGTAATAGTTGGACCTGAACAACCGTTGGTTGAAGGACTCGCAAACATACTCCGCGATAATCAAATAAATGTTTTTGGACCCAATAAAGAAGCAGCTCAAATTGAATCATCAAAATATTTTGCCAAGAAGGTGATGAAGGAGGCAGGTGTACCAACCGCGAATTATATTCCTTTCAATTCTAATATGTTTGGTGCAGCCAGGGAATTTATTAAACAAAAGAAGTATCCGTGTGTGATCAAAGCTGATGGAATAGCTGCTGGTAAAGGTGTTTTTGTTTGTAACAACTCCGACGAAGCGGAACAAGCATTGAATTTGATTTTCAATGATAAGATTTTTGGCGCATCTGGCGATAGGGTTTTAGTGGAAGAATTTTTAGCTGGTGAAGAAATTTCTGTTTTTGCTATTTGTGATGGCAATGAATTTGTTTGTTTACCTGCTTCTCAGGATCATAAAAGAATTGGTGATAATGATACCGGAAAAAATACAGGTGGGATGGGTGCGTTTGCACCTGCACCAATAGTCACTCCGAAAATGTTCGAAGAAATTAAAAACAGAATATTCTTTCCCGTTGTTCAAACCTTAAAAAAAAGAAACGCACCTTTTATCGGATGTTTGTATGCAGGTTTGATAATAACTGCTGAAGGACCCAAAGTAATAGAATTTAATTGCAGGTTTGGAGATCCTGAAACTCAGGTTGTATTACCAATTGTTAAAGGAGATTTTTTGCATTTGCTTTTCACAGCCGCGTGTGGACAAGTTGATAAAGCTTCTATTGATTATAATGGAGGTTCCTCAGTATGTGTTGTTGCTGCTTCAAAAGGTTATCCGGATTCTTTCCAGAAAGGTTTTGAGATAAAAGGTTTAGATGAACTTCCGGCAGATATTGTTGTCTTTCACTCAGGTACAAAAGAAGATAATGGTAAAATTCTAACCAATGGTGGAAGAGTTTTAGGTGTTACTTCTGTACTTCCGGATTTTAATTTATCATTAGCGAAAGATCGAGCCTACAAAGCTTTAGCCAAAATCCATTTTGAAAATATTTATTATAGAAAGGATATCTCCGATAAAGCATTGAAATAA
- a CDS encoding glycosyltransferase, whose translation MHKVLVIAYYFPPMGLSGVQRTLKFIKYLKNFNWDPTVITTADVAYFAHDNSLQKELDDIGVRVIRVTGSEPNSLLSKKRTVKLPAELVRKTFNRLSQIFFIPDNKLSWSKNAYKKTLEVLSNEHFDCIFISSPPFSQFDIFSDIKKIHNIPMIFDYRDLWVDNQFSFYLTPFHKSIHKRKEYKALKAVDRIIVTNRRIKEKLIKDYKFLSFDEVFIIPHGYDPDDFAKTEQIQKPNDKMLITYSGLFYEYITPKYFLHAFKKIITENPSIAENIRLSFVGLLGIENRKLIKTMNLEAYVIEYGYVDHLQAIQKLMMSDVLWIMVGNGKSASTVSSGKLYEYFGTKKTIIACLPEGSLKTAASEYKAAFITEPDNIEQIKNTIIQVYNLYKEGKLPVPDEKFVESFRRDLLTEQLAKQMNKVLRV comes from the coding sequence ATGCACAAAGTACTCGTCATTGCATACTATTTTCCTCCAATGGGGTTAAGTGGAGTCCAGCGTACACTTAAATTCATCAAGTATTTAAAAAATTTTAATTGGGACCCAACCGTAATAACAACTGCAGATGTTGCATACTTTGCACATGACAATTCATTACAAAAAGAATTAGATGACATTGGCGTAAGAGTTATAAGAGTTACTGGTTCTGAGCCGAACTCATTGCTCTCAAAAAAAAGGACGGTAAAACTTCCGGCTGAATTAGTGCGTAAAACATTCAATAGATTAAGCCAGATATTTTTTATACCTGATAACAAACTCTCCTGGTCCAAAAATGCTTACAAAAAAACTCTTGAAGTTCTATCAAATGAACACTTCGATTGCATATTCATTTCCAGTCCGCCTTTTAGTCAATTTGATATTTTTAGTGATATAAAAAAAATACATAACATACCAATGATATTTGATTATCGTGATCTTTGGGTGGATAATCAATTTTCATTTTATCTGACTCCGTTTCATAAAAGTATTCATAAAAGAAAGGAGTACAAAGCATTAAAAGCTGTTGACAGAATAATAGTTACTAATCGGCGAATAAAAGAAAAGCTGATCAAAGACTATAAATTTTTATCGTTTGATGAAGTATTTATTATTCCCCATGGTTATGATCCGGATGATTTTGCAAAGACAGAACAGATACAAAAACCAAATGATAAAATGCTTATTACTTACTCCGGTTTATTCTATGAATATATAACGCCAAAATATTTTCTTCACGCATTCAAAAAGATAATAACAGAGAATCCATCTATAGCTGAAAATATCAGATTATCATTTGTTGGATTGTTAGGAATAGAAAATAGAAAACTTATTAAAACTATGAACCTTGAAGCTTACGTAATTGAATATGGATATGTTGACCACTTACAAGCGATACAAAAATTAATGATGAGTGATGTACTCTGGATTATGGTCGGAAATGGAAAAAGTGCATCGACAGTTTCGAGTGGAAAGCTTTATGAATACTTTGGAACAAAAAAAACAATCATAGCTTGTTTGCCTGAAGGCTCACTTAAAACAGCAGCATCCGAATACAAAGCTGCTTTTATCACTGAACCTGATAATATTGAACAAATAAAGAACACAATCATTCAGGTTTATAATTTGTATAAAGAAGGTAAATTACCTGTTCCGGATGAAAAATTTGTGGAATCATTCAGAAGGGATTTATTGACCGAACAATTAGCCAAACAAATGAATAAAGTATTGAGGGTTTAA
- the guaB gene encoding IMP dehydrogenase — MNEKFKIEEALTFDDVLLVPAKSSVLPREVDVTTYLTPEIKLNIPIISAAMDTVTEANLAIALAREGGIGILHKNMNIERQCEEVDKVKRSESGMIKDPVTLSPDKTIRDALELMRKYSVSGIPIVDSTKRLVGILTNRDLRFEPNEKLRVSQLMTKDNLVTAPIGTTLEKAEKILQRHKIEKLPVVDKKGILRGLITFKDIMKKKRHPLACKDEHGRLRVGAAVGVTRDTFDRIDALTKAGADTIIIDTAHGHSTGVIKTIQEARKKFRYIQLIAGNIGTYEAAIDLINCKVDAIKIGIGPGSICTTRVIAGVGVPQISAVMNAYRAVKKLGIPLIADGGIKQTGDVAKVLAAGAHSVMIGSLFAGVEESPGESILYEGRSFKSYRGMGSLAAMKEGSKDRYFQDAEDDIAKLVPEGVEGRVPYKGPLEHTIYQLVGGLRAAMGYCGVKNIEQLRKNARFVKMTSSGLKESHPHDVIITQEAPNYQVKS; from the coding sequence ATGAATGAAAAATTTAAAATAGAAGAAGCACTTACATTTGATGATGTATTATTGGTTCCTGCAAAATCATCTGTATTACCACGCGAGGTTGATGTTACCACTTATCTTACACCGGAAATTAAATTAAACATCCCGATTATTTCTGCGGCAATGGATACGGTTACTGAAGCCAATCTTGCAATTGCATTAGCAAGAGAAGGCGGAATCGGGATCCTCCATAAAAATATGAATATTGAAAGACAGTGTGAAGAAGTAGATAAAGTTAAAAGATCAGAAAGTGGGATGATAAAAGATCCTGTAACATTGTCTCCTGATAAAACTATTAGAGACGCGTTGGAATTAATGAGAAAGTATAGCGTTTCAGGGATACCCATAGTAGACAGTACAAAACGACTTGTTGGAATATTAACGAACAGAGATTTACGATTTGAACCAAATGAAAAGTTGAGAGTTTCACAATTAATGACAAAAGATAATCTGGTTACTGCGCCAATAGGTACAACATTGGAAAAAGCGGAAAAGATACTTCAGCGGCATAAAATAGAAAAGCTTCCGGTGGTTGATAAGAAGGGGATTCTGAGAGGTTTAATAACCTTTAAAGATATTATGAAGAAGAAAAGACATCCTCTTGCTTGTAAGGATGAGCATGGCAGACTAAGAGTGGGAGCAGCAGTTGGAGTAACAAGAGATACATTTGATAGGATAGACGCTTTAACCAAAGCTGGTGCAGATACGATTATAATTGATACTGCACACGGTCACTCAACCGGTGTTATTAAAACAATTCAGGAAGCAAGAAAAAAATTTAGATATATTCAATTAATCGCTGGAAATATAGGAACTTATGAAGCAGCAATTGATTTGATAAATTGCAAGGTGGATGCGATAAAAATTGGAATTGGTCCAGGTTCAATTTGCACAACCAGAGTTATTGCTGGCGTTGGTGTTCCGCAAATATCTGCCGTGATGAATGCATATCGGGCGGTCAAAAAATTAGGAATTCCCTTAATTGCTGATGGAGGAATAAAGCAGACTGGTGATGTTGCTAAGGTTCTTGCAGCCGGAGCACACAGTGTAATGATCGGTAGTCTTTTCGCGGGTGTTGAAGAGAGTCCGGGTGAATCAATCCTCTATGAAGGGAGAAGTTTTAAATCTTACAGAGGTATGGGTAGTTTGGCTGCAATGAAAGAAGGAAGCAAGGATCGATATTTCCAGGATGCCGAAGATGACATTGCTAAATTAGTACCTGAAGGAGTTGAAGGCAGAGTTCCGTATAAAGGTCCATTAGAACATACGATTTATCAATTAGTCGGTGGTTTAAGAGCAGCAATGGGTTATTGTGGAGTAAAGAATATTGAGCAACTCAGAAAGAATGCAAGATTTGTTAAGATGACCTCTTCAGGTTTGAAAGAAAGTCATCCACACGATGTAATCATAACTCAGGAAGCACCTAACTATCAGGTTAAATCTTAG
- a CDS encoding acyl-CoA dehydrogenase: MNKFPGVDYYNIESLLTPEEIMIRNTVREFVSDEIIPIIEKHNRESTFPMHLIPKMAELGLFGNTLPQKYGCAELNYVSYGLIAQELERGDSGIRSFVSVQSSLVMYPIFRFGNEEQKNKWLPQLANGSKIGCFGLTEPDFGSNPSGMITKADRVNGGFNLNGAKMWITNGTIADVAVVWAKLDGTIRGFLVEKGMKGYAAPEMKGKHSLRASVTSELIFDNVFLPEHNLLPKTEGLKNALMCLNQARYGIAWGVVGAMMACYDSSLNYSKSRKQFSKPIAGYQMTQEKLVYMITEITKAQLLNLQLGRMMDKGEAKHVHVSMAKRNNCEKALDIARISREIHGANGILDEYPIMRHAANLESVKTYEGTHEMHTLILGEDITGIPAFD, translated from the coding sequence ATGAATAAATTTCCAGGTGTAGATTATTATAATATTGAATCGCTGCTGACTCCGGAGGAGATTATGATTCGGAATACAGTGCGGGAATTCGTTTCTGATGAAATCATTCCAATAATTGAAAAGCATAATCGTGAATCTACATTCCCGATGCATCTTATACCAAAGATGGCTGAACTTGGTTTATTTGGAAATACTCTTCCACAAAAATATGGTTGTGCAGAACTTAACTATGTTTCTTATGGATTGATTGCACAGGAATTGGAACGCGGAGATAGTGGAATCAGAAGTTTTGTTTCGGTTCAGAGCTCGTTAGTGATGTATCCGATATTTCGATTTGGTAACGAAGAGCAAAAAAATAAATGGCTTCCTCAACTTGCAAATGGTTCGAAGATTGGTTGCTTTGGTTTGACGGAACCGGATTTTGGTTCTAATCCTTCCGGGATGATAACTAAAGCTGATAGAGTTAATGGTGGTTTTAATCTCAATGGTGCAAAGATGTGGATAACAAACGGAACAATAGCTGATGTTGCTGTTGTTTGGGCAAAACTTGATGGTACTATTCGAGGATTTCTAGTTGAGAAAGGAATGAAAGGTTATGCAGCACCAGAGATGAAGGGCAAGCATTCACTTCGGGCCTCAGTAACTTCAGAATTAATTTTTGATAATGTTTTTCTTCCGGAGCATAATCTGCTTCCCAAAACTGAAGGATTAAAAAATGCATTGATGTGTTTGAACCAGGCAAGATACGGTATTGCATGGGGAGTTGTAGGTGCAATGATGGCTTGTTATGACTCATCACTGAATTATTCAAAAAGCAGGAAGCAATTCAGCAAACCAATAGCTGGATATCAGATGACTCAGGAAAAACTTGTCTATATGATAACCGAGATTACCAAAGCTCAGCTTTTAAATCTACAACTTGGGAGGATGATGGATAAAGGGGAAGCAAAACATGTTCATGTTTCTATGGCAAAGCGAAACAATTGTGAAAAAGCTCTTGACATTGCAAGAATATCACGGGAAATTCATGGTGCAAACGGCATCCTGGACGAATACCCAATAATGAGACATGCAGCTAACCTTGAATCAGTAAAAACTTATGAAGGAACTCACGAAATGCACACACTTATTCTTGGTGAAGATATAACCGGAATTCCAGCATTTGATTAG
- a CDS encoding mechanosensitive ion channel — MKNNPLSKIMIHIFRIFKEFLLISIIIFSLNLNFINAQADSLKIKTNKYTQNLSTAAVEIDDKKLFYVRGITSFPAGERAKIISERIINLAEEKSFIPDSLKVQEESDRHLIIANGNLVLRIFDADAEIEGVDRKLLAEMVRDNIIKSINDYRYERSSQLLIKRIIYSVVATLLLIVILFLLKLFSKRINDFLESKLKSKIEGLETQSFSLIQAKQLWTGLKGFINTVKFFLIVLLILIYINFVLGLFPLTRPIAKEIFSLIFEPLGLIGRSILSALPNIAFLVILIICVRYLLKLVKLFFKGISQGTIELTNFDPDWSIPTYKIVRFLIIVFTVVIAYPYIPGSESDAFKGVSVLLGIMFSIGSSSFISNIVAGYSLTYRRAFKLGDFIKVDNDFGEVIDMKPFVTRIRTPKNEEVIIPNSKLIDTQVFNYSSLAKKKGLILHTSVGIGYETPWRLVEEMLRTAADRTEGLLKDPPSYVLQKSLGDFAIVYEINAYCNEPSQMMKIYTRLHQSILDIFNENNIQIMTPAYEGDPSEPKIVSKDKWHTQLKADGKS; from the coding sequence ATGAAAAACAATCCTCTGTCAAAAATCATGATCCATATCTTCAGGATATTCAAAGAATTTCTTCTAATATCAATTATAATTTTTTCTTTGAATCTGAACTTCATCAATGCTCAAGCAGACAGTTTAAAAATAAAAACAAATAAATACACACAAAATTTGTCAACTGCAGCAGTCGAAATTGATGATAAGAAATTATTTTATGTTAGAGGAATAACTTCCTTTCCTGCTGGAGAGAGAGCAAAAATAATTTCTGAAAGAATAATTAACCTTGCTGAGGAAAAATCTTTCATTCCTGATTCACTTAAAGTACAAGAGGAATCAGATCGTCATTTAATAATAGCAAATGGAAATCTTGTTCTGAGAATATTTGATGCTGACGCTGAAATTGAAGGAGTTGACAGGAAGTTACTTGCTGAAATGGTAAGAGATAATATTATTAAATCAATAAATGATTATCGTTATGAAAGAAGCAGCCAGCTGCTAATCAAACGAATTATTTATTCAGTCGTCGCTACTTTATTATTAATTGTAATTCTGTTTTTACTTAAACTATTTTCAAAAAGAATAAATGATTTCCTTGAATCTAAACTGAAATCAAAAATTGAAGGTCTGGAAACTCAATCATTCAGTCTTATTCAAGCTAAACAGCTTTGGACGGGATTGAAAGGTTTCATCAATACCGTCAAATTCTTTTTGATTGTTTTGTTAATATTAATTTATATTAATTTCGTTCTGGGTTTATTTCCTTTAACAAGACCAATTGCTAAAGAAATATTCTCATTAATATTTGAGCCGTTGGGTTTAATTGGTCGTTCAATATTATCTGCTTTACCGAATATTGCATTTCTGGTAATACTTATTATTTGTGTCCGATATTTATTGAAACTTGTAAAATTATTTTTTAAAGGAATTAGTCAAGGTACGATTGAGTTGACTAACTTTGATCCTGACTGGTCAATTCCTACTTATAAAATAGTCCGTTTTTTAATCATTGTCTTCACTGTGGTTATCGCATATCCATATATTCCTGGTTCTGAATCAGATGCCTTCAAAGGGGTTTCAGTTTTGCTCGGAATCATGTTTTCCATCGGGTCTTCCTCATTTATAAGCAACATCGTGGCTGGTTATAGTTTGACATATCGCAGAGCATTTAAACTTGGAGATTTCATTAAAGTAGATAATGATTTTGGTGAAGTAATTGATATGAAACCATTTGTTACACGGATCAGAACTCCTAAAAATGAGGAAGTTATCATACCAAACTCAAAACTCATCGACACTCAGGTATTCAACTATAGTTCACTTGCCAAAAAGAAGGGACTTATTCTCCACACTTCAGTAGGAATTGGATACGAAACTCCCTGGCGATTAGTTGAAGAAATGCTGAGAACAGCAGCAGACCGTACCGAAGGGTTATTAAAAGATCCACCATCTTACGTTTTGCAAAAATCTCTTGGTGATTTCGCTATTGTGTATGAAATTAATGCTTACTGTAATGAGCCTTCTCAAATGATGAAAATTTATACAAGGCTTCATCAAAGTATTCTCGATATCTTTAATGAGAATAATATTCAGATAATGACTCCTGCTTATGAAGGTGATCCATCGGAACCAAAAATAGTATCAAAAGACAAATGGCATACACAGCTTAAAGCTGATGGAAAAAGTTAG
- the ribD gene encoding bifunctional diaminohydroxyphosphoribosylaminopyrimidine deaminase/5-amino-6-(5-phosphoribosylamino)uracil reductase RibD — translation MEKVRDLDRYIRACFNLAQKGRGNVSPNPLVGALLVKNGKIIARGYHKKFGDAHAEVNAINNSRTDVSGATLYCNLEPCCHTNKQTPPCVPLIIKKKIKRVVISNLDPNTEVNGRGVKQLRDAGIEVITGILEHEGKDLNKFYFKYTAEKIPYITLKIAQSIDGKISLSNKQQTWLTGKESIENVHRLRGEYDAVLVGANTIKTDDPQLNVRLIRARNPIRIIIDGKLSLPIKSKILNCSDIEKTWIFTSSSSSSKKIIFLEKLGIKITQIQPTLNDEIKLLNVLKILAENKITSLLVEGGQKIFSQFLNQNLFDEILVFQSPIILGKGINAFDSVKLKQLRLKVVSQFGNDIRIVLVKK, via the coding sequence ATGGAAAAAGTTAGAGATTTAGATAGATATATTCGGGCTTGTTTTAATCTTGCTCAAAAAGGTAGAGGGAATGTTAGTCCAAATCCACTCGTTGGAGCATTATTAGTTAAGAATGGAAAAATTATTGCTCGGGGGTACCATAAAAAATTTGGAGATGCGCATGCAGAAGTCAACGCAATAAATAATTCCAGAACAGATGTGTCCGGAGCTACTCTTTATTGCAATCTTGAACCATGTTGTCATACAAATAAGCAAACTCCCCCGTGTGTTCCACTTATAATTAAAAAAAAAATTAAAAGGGTTGTAATAAGTAACCTCGATCCAAACACAGAAGTTAATGGAAGAGGTGTTAAGCAGTTAAGAGATGCCGGTATAGAAGTAATAACGGGAATTCTTGAACATGAAGGAAAAGATTTAAATAAATTTTATTTTAAATATACCGCTGAAAAAATTCCTTACATTACTTTAAAAATTGCTCAATCAATTGATGGTAAAATCAGTTTGTCAAATAAGCAGCAAACCTGGTTAACCGGAAAAGAATCAATTGAAAATGTTCACCGGCTCAGAGGTGAGTACGATGCCGTTTTGGTTGGTGCTAACACAATAAAAACGGATGACCCCCAGTTAAATGTAAGACTCATTAGAGCAAGAAATCCTATTCGAATTATTATTGACGGTAAACTCAGTCTTCCCATTAAATCAAAAATCCTTAATTGTTCTGATATTGAAAAGACTTGGATATTCACGTCATCCTCATCGAGCTCCAAAAAAATTATTTTTCTTGAAAAACTTGGAATTAAAATAACCCAGATACAGCCAACACTGAATGATGAAATTAAACTGCTCAATGTGTTAAAAATTTTAGCCGAAAATAAAATTACCTCCCTGCTGGTTGAAGGTGGACAAAAAATCTTCTCTCAATTTCTAAATCAGAATCTTTTTGATGAAATTTTGGTCTTCCAGAGTCCTATTATTTTAGGTAAAGGAATAAACGCCTTTGATAGTGTAAAACTGAAACAACTCAGGCTGAAAGTAGTCTCACAGTTTGGTAATGATATCAGGATAGTTTTGGTCAAAAAATAG
- a CDS encoding riboflavin synthase — MFTGIVEEIGKIERVSPIQGGYSIKVKSSKIIDDLSVNDSVCIDGVCLTVTKKDSSFFFADAVGATLEKTTFGNLKTDSFVNLERSLKLSDRLGGHLVQGHVNGIGNISEIKKLGENYLVKVVIPQQLEKYLIKEGSIAINGISLTIADLNTNEISISIIPHTWQNTNFNSKKVADEVNIEIDILAKYVEKLLNNENTRAVEIKLTENWLKELGY, encoded by the coding sequence ATGTTTACCGGAATAGTTGAAGAAATAGGTAAAATTGAGAGGGTTAGCCCAATTCAAGGTGGCTATTCAATCAAAGTGAAATCCAGTAAAATTATTGATGACCTCTCAGTTAATGATTCTGTTTGCATTGATGGAGTTTGCCTTACAGTTACAAAAAAAGATAGTTCATTTTTTTTTGCAGATGCAGTTGGCGCAACTCTCGAAAAAACTACTTTTGGAAATCTCAAAACCGATTCATTTGTAAACCTTGAGAGATCATTAAAATTAAGCGACAGACTTGGTGGTCACCTGGTACAAGGTCACGTAAATGGTATCGGAAATATTTCGGAAATAAAAAAGCTTGGGGAAAATTATCTGGTTAAAGTTGTTATACCTCAGCAATTAGAAAAATATTTAATTAAGGAAGGTTCAATTGCTATAAATGGAATAAGTCTTACGATAGCTGATTTGAACACGAATGAAATCTCAATTTCAATAATTCCGCACACATGGCAAAATACAAACTTCAATTCCAAAAAAGTAGCAGACGAAGTAAATATTGAAATAGATATTTTAGCAAAGTATGTTGAAAAGCTTTTAAATAATGAAAACACCAGAGCAGTTGAAATCAAACTGACTGAAAACTGGTTAAAAGAACTAGGATATTAA